The Lolium rigidum isolate FL_2022 chromosome 1, APGP_CSIRO_Lrig_0.1, whole genome shotgun sequence region CGCATACACCATATCATTTTTTTGGTTGGGACAACTGAATGCCAGTTTAGGTAACCAGTTTAGCGTCATACTCCTCAAGGATCTTTTGGTGGTATGGTGCCGACGACGGCATGGCTCTGTTAAGTTATTTAGGTAACCAGTTAGGCTTTTCTTCTGAATTTCCTTTTCAGAAGGGCATGTTTGGAGTTCGGACACAAGGGTAAAAGTATTGCTTTTGCGTCCCAGAAATATTGATCTATTTGCCTTGACGAGAGGATGTCACGGGGCAGATCCTTCAATTTGTGCGTCTGCCATCTATCTTTGGACAGTTCCTGATGTGACACAAGCACTACAGAACACTGAATCTACATTTCTTGAATTACGATGGTATCATGACAAATGAGACTGAGTGATCGCCACCAAAGACAACATTCGCTGTAAGTTGGTCCATCCATGAGTCTATAGGTTACTGAATATAATGCTGATGGACTCCACTTGGACTATTGCTTGATTTACAGTGTCATTTCTCACAAGGCAGAAATATTCAGTAAGCTAATTTCTACAAACTTTACAGGATGAGGTCATGTTTTTATATGAGAAAAAGCCTTGAGAGCTGCTGAGAGAGGCCCTGTCGTGAATTGCTGACCGGCTGTTGAGCATGACTCTGAAAAATCTTCAGAGGTATATCCCTTCTTTCGTTCCTACCATCTACATTTTAAAGAGCTTAGATTCAGACATTGTTTGTCCCATTCACATCAGGACACCTCCATAAGGGAGTCTGTGGTGATTACATTTGATTGTCTATAAGACATTCCAATTAGTAAAAGGCAAGTTAGTACCTACATATAAATGAATTCAGCTGGGTAACCCATTGTCCATAAGTTGTTTATTACCCTGAAGAAAAAGTTAACATGTTCTGTTAGATATCAAGATTGTTATGGCTAGAAAATTTGAAGTGGTCACTGAGATTTAAACTAGATAATTTTATATAGCACATTGTTTCCCTttatatttatgatcttgcaaaaCAGTGTATGCTATAATCCTATTTCCATTCCCGCACCATGAATGTTGTAAAGTGACCATGTTTATGCTCCCAGATTGTTAGTGGGACTGTTATTTTCATGGAGTAAAATGACAAAATACATTAAGGCCATGGTGCCCATGGAGTTCTCTTCACCTACGACTAGATCTATTACAAGCAATGTAGGTAATTTGGTGTGCAAATTAGTCATCACCCTTGATACCTTTTTTACCAACTCATAGCATTTTGTATATATTTTATTATGTACATCCTGCATAGATATCGAGCACAGCAGAGATCCTTAGAACCATTACAACAGAATTGTTCATTCCACACTTTCATTGCTTATGAAAACTAATGGTGCAAACCATGTTATTGTTGCTTCTTCCTATGATAAATTTTGGTCACAAGGATACTTGTATATTTACCTCGAATCTGTGATAGATGATTGATGTAAGCTGCCACTGGAGTAGGAATGCAATAAAAGGTCCAGAATTATGTTCTTCTTAATACTTCTGATGTTCACTCATGATTTAATGTTTCTCTCTTGAGACGACAAACCACTTTTGTGGAAAAGAAACTCCATTCGTTGCTAAGGACCAAATCATACATATCAGATCCATTTACTCGCTGGAAAGAAATGGACAAGGGGATCAGTTTACACGTAATAGGAAGTACTTGTGCTAGGAAGTAGTACGTGATCTAAATCTCCGATTGCCAGGATAGCTATTAGTAAAAAAAAGGTTATTGCTGACAAAGAAAATTGCATGTGCCTATATGTTTTTAGCTCAAAATCATACTTGAGATAAATTGATGTTGCTGTCTGATTTAGCATATCCTGTATCAGACAATGCCTTTTGCTTTGATTGCGCTTTTTTGGAAGTGGTTACACATTCAAAGATTTGTTCACTATAGATATTATTTGTTTAAATGTAGTTTTATAAGTTTATATACCAAGAACTGAATTTACCTTACCGAGCCAAGGCACTGACTTCTCATATGCATATATGTGTGCCATAGATGTCAGGTAACACCCGTGAGTGAATTCATCTCATCCTCAATGCCTTCTATTCTCTACCAAGAGGTAATTAATGCTTTGCTTCCACGATCTGATGAAAGTCTGGATGAAGGTGCTCTATTTTGTGTGTTTTAGTCACATGGGATTCCTACATGATCACCATGGGCACTGTCCTGAGGTTGGTTGGAGCAACAAGATCTTATGTTGCCACTAACTTCTATTGCAATTCTTTGTGTACCTGACTTCATGAGACTAATGTGAAAATCAGCTCTCAGCCAGAGAACACTTTTTGTCCAGCAGTACGAGCTCCCAGGAGATAGTTAagttcatgatttttttttcgTGGTCATTGTTGATTTATTATGGTTAGTGGTCATCTGAGAATAGGGAGGGGCATGCCTTCCACAACTGTCTGTAGTCCAGATTACAAGTATAGACCATCGAGGTCCTAATTGCCTCATTTATATATACCACAATTGTCACTATATCTCTTAAATAATTGTGCTATATACCACAATTTTCAATGTATCACGTCATCCGCTGTTCTGAATTTTCTTTGCAACTCCATTGGGTTATTACTTACGTTTTCTTAATTACAAGAAATATAGAATATTTTGGACTTCCATCCATTGAGCGTTCCTATTTTTTTCCCCAAGCGAACCAACATGGGATCAATTTTCATTACCATCAAGATAGCGAAAAATAACAGGTGTTCAGAAAGTGAGCGTTTCTATTTACATAGCGACAATTGCAAAGAACGGCACGGCAAAGCGTGCTAGGTCCATCTAGTATGGGAGTACTACTCAGCCATACTCACAGCACACACTGAGTTGCCCCCGGCGCATTTAGTGATGAGATATGGGCACTGTTGAATATTTGCAGTAAAGTAGGATATGTGCATGCTTGATGATTCCGATCCTTCTTTTCTTCAGGTGGAATGCAGTTGAGGTCGAAGAATGCCGTTGGAGAGACCAGAGGTTGCCGTGGTGGTGCTTGCCGGAGATCATGGCGAGATGCTCTGCTGGGAGAGGAGACCTCGCCGGCGAGGTTGGGGACGAGCTGCTGGTTAAAGATCATGTAATGATTTTGTAATTTAGATGCTACTTGCAAATGTTGGTTCCATATCCTATAATTTAGATGCCTGGCTACAATTTTAATGCATGATCAGGTTACTGTGTTTGATTAAAATACCAGGCAATATGATAAGTGCATATATTTGTGCAAGTACTATGATTATTGCTTTGTTTTGAATAGTGCATGTAAACATAATCAAAGGCATTGTTGAAAACAGCCTTCAAATGTAATATAAGGCATCATTGAAAAGTGTagtcaatttttttatggcatcttGAAAAGTGCCACCAAAAAGATTCAATGGCATTTTTAAAAGTGCCGAGTAAAAGATTTCGTGACATTTTttgaaaagtgccggcaaaaagatTCTATGGCATTTTCGAAAAGTGCCATCAAAAAGATTCCATGGCATctttcaaaagtgccggcaatactAACTAGCGGCATTTTTGGAAGTGCCTTAAAATACAATTAGCGGCACTTTTTTAAAAATGCCGGCAAAGACCTACCTCGACTGGAATAAACGCAGCACTTTTTTTTGTGCCTTAAAAAATCTTTACCGGCACTTTTGgtgcctttgccggcacttttttgtgCCGGCAATCTGGGTACCTGACGCAGTGCCGCCCGTCATCCACCCGGAGACCGTCCCGATGTTCTGCAGCAGCAACCTGACCATGCACGACGACTGCGTCGACCGGCCAGGGAAATCCGTCCCCGCGACAGAGGTCTTCACCATCTCCGGTGACCAGCTACGCGCCCTCAAGCGTCACTGCGGTGGCGCCAGCACGTTCTGCGCCGTGAGCGCCCTCGTGTGGCGGTGCGTGTGCGTGGCCCGCGGCCTGGACTCCGACGCCACCACGCGCTTGAAATTCCGGGTGGACATCGGGCGCCGCCTCACGCCGCCTCTCCCGGACGGCTACTTCGGCAACGGGGTCGTCAACGTGTTCGCCACCGCGTCCGTGAAGGACGTGGTCTCGGGGACGCTGGCCTCCGTCGCCTTCCGAGTTAAAGCCACGACGGAGCGGCTCAACGACGACGACGTGCTGAGGTCGGCGGTGGACTACttcgagacggcggcggcggagaaagGCATGCGGGCGGCGGAGGACAGAGGGAACCTGCCGGAGACGGAGGTGAGGATCAACAGCTGGTTCCACATGCCCATGTACGACACCGACTTCGGGTGGGGGAAGCCGCGCATGACGACGCGGGCGGAGGCCGAGCGCGCCGGCTGGGTGTACCTGCTGGcagcaggtggcggcggcgcgcgggtgctCCTCTCCTTGGAGGCGGCTACTctcagagcaagtttaatagtatagccagctgGCTGGCTATAAGTCATGTGCCATATTatttgtagctaacatagagccaacatgtataatagtgagctataatcatgtactactttatcaatggatgatccacatttcactctcacaaagtgcctaggagcacgtgctagagctggctcttgcatgagagcccactcctcttctctctcctcctctctctcctccaactaagcatgaatatattattttaatccttatagccagctgactaggacttattatacttgctctcagGAAGTTCGAAGCTGTTTTACGCAGCGTTCTAGCCAGCGAACGTGCTAGACTGTGACGACCAATGGCTTTGCTCCCGATTGTCATGGTTTTTTGCTTCACTATCCTATAGGCCTATACCCCTTCGTGGGCCAATTTATTCCTCAAACTTTAGTATTAATTCATATtagttgactctaatatggatgtatctagacacatttcagttttagatacatccatattggagtcaattaatatgaatcggagggagtacttcctctgattcatattagttGACGCTAATATAGAAGAGTAGTAAGAGGAAAGAGAAGAACACACATCCGCGCGTCTCATCATACCCAGCATGCAGTCCCATGTGCGTAGCTCCATCCAGGCGTTTTTCGGTTTCATCTTCTAATTTACCTTATCTCTAAAAGAGCTTTCTTAGTCTCGAAATCTTGCACTACTATGTAAATCGCAAACATCATAATCTTTCTCGGAGGAAGAACATGTAGTATACCAAAGGGTTACTCTAACCATAGCCGGATAGCTGGGGTGCTGCGATCAATTCAGAAATGTGCAGACCAAGGAGTATGGTAGCAATTGGTCATTCCGGCGATAAAGTGTGCATTATTCGTTGTATATTTAAATAATTATTGTGTGACAACCTGCAACAATTTGCATTGACAAAGGTAGTTGGCGTGTTGCTGTGACCACGTGGCAGCTATACTATAAATTTGAATTTATAGTATTTTAAACTCAGATATATATTAATTATACATATCTCATGCTCCGCGCTTAACATTAAAAATGAAGTGGTTCTCTTGGCTGTTTATGTATATTATATACTAGTACAATGAGCAAGTGGGGGCAGTAAACCGATCATAGGGAATCTTTCAACCTCCTGCTTCCTTCTTTTTTAGATtttcattttttccttttttggataTTTTGATTTTCTTAATTGGGCTGATGAGTGGGAGTCAGTTCACATCCGCAATTTTGGTTCTGATAAATGGGTCTCGCGTGTCTGTTTTCATGTTAAATTTGGGATCAATATACCACTAGTGTTATGTCAAAAAATATATACCATTAGTGTCTTGCGAGAAAAAACTCCACAAAATATGGTGGATTTCTATCCCCAAAATCAAGTGACATCATTTTCTAAATTTAGCTAGAAAAATATTGATTTTATGGTAACAATTTTTAGCTCCCTCACTGCCGCCTTGACAAGGTACTGCCTTGTGCTACCGCATGCTCCGCCAAGGACAAGAGTCGTGTTTCTCTTGGTCTATCGAGCCCAGCCTGCATCATCACAACGCATGGTCGCCGTCACCGTCATAGAGGGCCAGCGGAGTTTTCTTAGTCACCGAGGCAAACAGCCGAGCAGGACGCCGCAGCGGACATCATCATGTCCGACCGGAAGCTTTAGGGCAACGGACTTGGGAGGTACGGGGAGATTGGGCAGAGCAATAGGTGAACCACTATAGTGGTCGGCGAGATAGCAAATGTGGAGAAGCAGAACCGGCCAAAGGGTGTTGTGTTAAACCCTATCTCTCTCTTGCCTCTGCTATTTTATTTTCCCTGAGTGTCACTCATTTCCGACACTTTCAGTTTCGTCATGTTTAGCAGTAGTTAGCCGTTTTGATTCAGTTAGGGCTGGTTGTTGTGTTTTGTGTGGTAGCCAGGACTTGGTGTAGAACGTTGAGCACGTTGCTCGGATTGTGAGATGGCGCGATCAGTCGTGGAGCACGTCGTTCGACCCTTTCCCTTTTTGCATGAATAAAAGGAGAAACAGAAAACGCTGCAAGTTGTTGAGCGCAGCACAAAACCTCTCTTGTCTCGTGTTCATCCTCTCTAATCTCTCTCACACAATCGAGCTAGGTTTTAGGgagacaattggtatcagagctaaaaTCAAGGGGCCATGGCTGATGCAGCTGGGCAaggacgcggcggcgggaggatctcgactcctccccctctccctcgCCACTCACGTACCCCTCCTCCGGCAGCGGATCGTCGATGATCCCTGAGCCATGAGCCGGGCACGTCGAGGGGGCGGCGAGATCGTCATTCAGCAGCAGATGGTGCGCGAGGCGAGCAGCGGCTCCAGCGCGAACCTACAGTTCCCAATCCTCACTCGCGGTGGCTACACGAGCTCGGCGATGGTCATCGAGGTAAACCTCCAGGCCGCGTCGCTCTGGGACGCCATCGAGGACGACGGCGTATCACGCGTCGA contains the following coding sequences:
- the LOC124703930 gene encoding hydroxycinnamoyltransferase 4-like; protein product: MGSGSAVRVVESCLVAPSDETPRRGLWLSPLDLVLVNRGYTPLVHVYGASDVAGFFDVGRLKESMAKALVPFYPLAGRLALDPNGRVEIDCNAEGALFVVARSDDHTVEDFFSDPSPSPELTKLFAPRVQPPSIMLAIQVTFLRCGGVVFGTAVHHAVVDGSSMFHFTRTWASYCRDGEAAVVEVPPCHDRALLRARSPPVIHPETVPMFCSSNLTMHDDCVDRPGKSVPATEVFTISGDQLRALKRHCGGASTFCAVSALVWRCVCVARGLDSDATTRLKFRVDIGRRLTPPLPDGYFGNGVVNVFATASVKDVVSGTLASVAFRVKATTERLNDDDVLRSAVDYFETAAAEKGMRAAEDRGNLPETEVRINSWFHMPMYDTDFGWGKPRMTTRAEAERAGWVYLLAAGGGGARVLLSLEAATLRASLIV